The following nucleotide sequence is from Nesterenkonia xinjiangensis.
GTCTGGGACACGATGCTCCTGTGATCGGATGGAGGCGGGTGCGGAAAGGTATCGACAAACATCGATGCCCCGAGTATCGTCAGAGGCATCGACAGATGTCAATGTCAGAGATCGCTGATGGCGTGGCGCCGTCGTCGTCCCCGACCTGAACGCTCAGCCAAGCCCTGAGCAGCCTCCGGAGCAGTTATGACCCTCTCACCCACCACGCACCGTGATCCTGCCGTCTCGACCGAAGTCGCCGCGGAGGACGGACCGGCCTGCTGTGCGCCGCAGCCCGGCGTCCCTGGGTTGGCGCCCGAGGACGCCGTCGAGCTGGCCATCCAGCTGAAGGCCCTCGCCGATCCGAACCGACTGACCCTGCTCTCCCTCATCGCCGCCGACGCTCGCGGCGAGGCCTGCGTCTGTGACCTCACAGATCCGCTGGGCCTCGGTCAGCCCACTGTCTCGCACCACCTGAAGATCCTCGTCGACGCGGGTCTGCTCACCCGGGAGAAGCGCGGTGTGTGGTCCTACTACGCCGTGGTGGCCGAGCGGCTGCAGGAGATCACCCATGCCGTCGGCCACCGGATCGTGCCCCCTGCAGCGCCCGCCGCGACCGCTCCCGTCCCCGCTCGTGAAAAGGAGACCCCGTGAACCAGCCTGAGACCTCGTCCGCGGTGCTTTTCGTCTGTGTGAAGAACGGCGGCAAGTCCCAGATGGCCGCCGGACTCATGCGTCGCGAGCTCGAAACGGTCGGTGCGGCGTCGGCGGTGCGGGTGGACTCCGCCGGCACGCAGCCCGGCTCGGCCGTCAACGCCCTGTCCGCCGAGGTGCTGCAGGACGTCGGCGTCGACATCACCGCGGAGACGCCGCAGCTGCTCACCGAGGGCATGATGCGCGAAGCCGGACACGTGGTGATCCTCGGTGCCGAGACCCAGGTGCCGCACCCTGAAGGCGTACTGGTGGAGCGCTGGGAGACCGACGAGCCCAGCCTGCGAGGCATCGAGGGCCGAGAGCGCATGGAGCTGGTCCGCGAGGACATCCACCACCGCGTGAAGGAGCTGGCCGAGCGGCTCGTCGGCTGAGAACCGGCGGTCTCCCCGCTGGTCACTGCCGGGTGAAGATCACATCGGTGAGTGGGCGACGTCGGCGACTGATGTCCAGTCTCCGGCGATACCCTGGTGCGCATGGCTTCTCCCCGTCCCCGACGCACGCCCCGGCGCCAATCCGCCGCGGTGTACCGGAGGCGGCGACTCGTCGTGGGCACCTTCGCGGTGATCGTCCTGGTGGGGCTCTGGTGGGCCGGCGCGGCGATCTTCGCGCTGTTCGTCGACGAGGACCCCAACGATCCCACGGCGCAGGAGACCGACCCCGCGGGGGAGTCGGCCCAGGGCGAGGCCTCCGAGACCGATGACCCTGACGGTGACGGCTCAGAGGACGCGGAGGACGAGGAGGATACGGGGGACGAGGAGCCGGAGGGCGAGGACTCGGACGGGTCCTGCGCGCCCGGGGACGTCCGCGTCACCGCCGCCACCGACGAGGACACCTATGGTGCCACGGTGGCGCCGGTGCTGATCCTTGCCGTGGAGAACACCGGTGCACAGGAGTGCACCCTCGACGTCGGCACTGCCGAGCAGGAGTTCGAGATCTCCCATGCGGGCCGGCAGGTCTTCACCACGGAGCAGTGCGGCGACGACGGCGACTCCTATGAGCTGACGATGGAACCTGGTCAGCAGGAGCGGGCGCAGCTGACCTGGCCCCGTTCGGATTCGTCGGAGACCTGCACGGAGCCTGCGGAGCTCGAGTCGGGCACCTATGAGCTGACGGTGAGCATCGGCGGCATCACCTCGGACCCCCACCGGTTCACGCTGGACTGAGGGCGGCGGTCGGCCCTGTGCCACTGCGCCACGCCTCGTTGACCCGGCCTCCCTGTCCGTTCTGCACCCCGGTATCACGTCTGCCCCACGAGATCTGGCTGTGCAGACATGATGTCGGTGTGCAGAACGGCGTTTTCCACAGGGTCCCCGGACTCGGCCGCACCGACACCCAGAATCGGTCAGAGTGGAAGGCATGGTCACGCACGCTGTCAGATCCGAGCCACGCGATTCCGTGCGCTTGCACTGCGTCGGGGATCAGCCCGATCAGGAGCGGGCCCATCGGAGCAACAGGTGGTCGACGGCTGTGCGTCGTGGCGAAATGCTGCGCCTGGCCCATGGCGTATACATCGAGCCTGGGCCGTGGCTCAGGGCCCCGCCGTGGGAGCGGCATCTCATGGCTCTCGGCGCGATGGCAGCCGCAGCCTCACCACTTTTCTGTCGCAGCTCGGCGCTCGCACTGTGGGGTGTCCCTCTGCTCCGCACTCCGGGAGAGATCACGATCCGGGAAGCTCGTCGTGGACGTGTGGGGCGCCGCAGGACGGGTCCCCTCACGGGGACGGCCGACGCCGCGGTCGTCGCTCGCCTGTTGGCGGACCACCAGGCTCCGGCCGCTGCCCGGGGCAGACCTCTCAGCGGCCGTGACCTGCAGCCCATCCCCCTCCGTCGCCTCGGAGCCGCGCTGCCCGAAGGAGCCGGTCGCGAGGATCTGCAGCTCAGGATCCGGGCAGGGGAGTATGCGGTGCCGCAGGACTCCCTGGGCCTCGTGGTGCATCCGTGGTTGCGGGGAGTTCCCGAACGGGTCGATGTCGAACCGCTTGCCTTCTCCGTCCTGGACACCGTAGCGGAGTCCTCCCTGGCCGAGGCGGCGGTGATCCTGGACGCCGTGCTGGCGGGTCGGATCACCTCCGAGCGGACCCTCGCGCTGGACGACTTCGTCGAGTGGGAGCCGTATCTGCGCACGCACCGCCGACGGGCACGGTGGGCTCGGGCAGTGGAGTTCGCCGACCCTGCCGCCGAGTCCCCGGGGGAGTCCGGGGTACGAGCCCTGATCCGGGAACTGGGCTTCCACGCCCCGGAGCTGCAGCGTGAGTTCGTTCTGCCCGACGGGCGGCGCGTGCGTGCGGACTTCGCCTGGGAGGGCGTCGTCGCGGAGTTCGACGGGATGGTCAAGTACCGGAGGTCCCAGGAGCTCAGCGGGGTGAGCCCGGTGGATGCCCTCGAGGCGGAGAAACACCGCGAGGACGGGCTTCGAGCGTTGGGCCTGGTCGTCGTCCGGATCATCTGGGATGACATCCTGCGGCCTGAGCGGCTCCGTCGGAAGCTGCTGCAGGCCGGAGTGCCTCGTGCCCGGTGATCGCTGGTCGGTGCGTCCTGCCTCCCAAGATCACGTCTGCACCACGAGATCTGGCTGTGCAGACGTGATTCTGTGGTGCAGTTGTCCCCCAGGCCCGCTCCGCTCCTCCCGCTAGGCTGATCCCCGTGTTCATGCTGATCCTGGCGGCTGGCTTCGGCGCCCTCTACCTGTTCTTCCGCAGACGCGACCGGCGCATGCTGCGCAACGGGGTGTTCCTCGTCGGGGCGCTCGGCTGCGGGCTGCTCGGCATCCTGGAGATCTTCTCCCGCGTGGTGCCGGGATTCGGCCTGGTGTCGCTGGCACTGGTGCTGCTGCTTCCGGCCAGTGTGGTGGTGCTGTGCTGGTTCCTCATCGCCAACGGCATCACCATGCTGCGCCGTGAAGGCCGCCGCCTGGGCAACATGCTCTCCCTGCTGGCCGGCCTGGCGATCCCGATCCTGCCGGTGGTGGCGGTGCTGCTGGTCGGCACCGCGAATCCGTATCTGGTGACCCTGGCAGTGCTGCTCTTCCTGCTCACCGGCTACGTGAGCGTGGCCTTCGTGATCTTCCTCAGCTATGCGCTGGCCTATGGCCGCATGACCCACCGGGAGCATCCGGCGGCGCTCGTCGTGCTCGGCTCCCGGCTGATCGGTGGCCAGGTGCCGCCCCTGCTGCGCGCCCGCCTGGACCGCGCCTTGGAGGTCTACCAGGACACCGAGCCGAAGCCGCTGCTCATCCCCTCCGGCGGACAGGGTCCGGACGAGTCCCGCGCCGAGGGAGCCGCCATGGCGGAATATCTGCGTGAGCAGGGTGTGCCCGCTCAGGATGTCATCGCCGAGACCGAGGCGGTCAGCACGGCCCAGAACCTGCGGTTCGCCCAACAGATCCAGGACGACGCCGGTCGCTCCGGTGCGCTGCTGGCGGTCACCAACAACTACCATGTGCTCCGCGCGGCGCTGCTGGCCAGGAAGGCCGGGCTGCGTGCTGAGGTCACCGGTTCCAAGACAGCCCGCTACTACGTGCCCAGTGCCTTCCTGCGCGAGTTCATCGCGGTGATGCGCGGGCACCTGTTCCTCCATGCGGTGCTGTTCCTGCCGTTCCTCGCGTTCGCCGGGTTGGTGCTGATGGCGGCGCTGGCGCAGGGATGAGCGGCTCAGCCCGCGTTCGCCTCCTCGTCTCCCGCCGCCCGGCATGGCACGGGCCACATACCCCCTGATCGCCTGCCCTCGACCCCCTAGACTCGGAGGGTGAGCACAGCTTCGGACGCCCCGGACCCCGCCGAACCTCGCCGGTCGGGCCTGCTCGCCTACCTGCGGCACGGCGTGCGCACCGCCCGTCGCGTCACCACGGCGCGTGTCCGCGCCGGTGGGGTGCGGGCTGGCCGTTCGGTGGTCCCGGCCCTGCAGATGACGGTCGCCGGGGTCGGCGCCTTCGCGCTCGCCGAGACGCTCCTGGGTCAT
It contains:
- a CDS encoding ArsR/SmtB family transcription factor, with translation MTLSPTTHRDPAVSTEVAAEDGPACCAPQPGVPGLAPEDAVELAIQLKALADPNRLTLLSLIAADARGEACVCDLTDPLGLGQPTVSHHLKILVDAGLLTREKRGVWSYYAVVAERLQEITHAVGHRIVPPAAPAATAPVPAREKETP
- a CDS encoding low molecular weight phosphatase family protein; its protein translation is MNQPETSSAVLFVCVKNGGKSQMAAGLMRRELETVGAASAVRVDSAGTQPGSAVNALSAEVLQDVGVDITAETPQLLTEGMMREAGHVVILGAETQVPHPEGVLVERWETDEPSLRGIEGRERMELVREDIHHRVKELAERLVG
- a CDS encoding DUF4232 domain-containing protein; this encodes MASPRPRRTPRRQSAAVYRRRRLVVGTFAVIVLVGLWWAGAAIFALFVDEDPNDPTAQETDPAGESAQGEASETDDPDGDGSEDAEDEEDTGDEEPEGEDSDGSCAPGDVRVTAATDEDTYGATVAPVLILAVENTGAQECTLDVGTAEQEFEISHAGRQVFTTEQCGDDGDSYELTMEPGQQERAQLTWPRSDSSETCTEPAELESGTYELTVSIGGITSDPHRFTLD
- a CDS encoding YdcF family protein; this encodes MLILAAGFGALYLFFRRRDRRMLRNGVFLVGALGCGLLGILEIFSRVVPGFGLVSLALVLLLPASVVVLCWFLIANGITMLRREGRRLGNMLSLLAGLAIPILPVVAVLLVGTANPYLVTLAVLLFLLTGYVSVAFVIFLSYALAYGRMTHREHPAALVVLGSRLIGGQVPPLLRARLDRALEVYQDTEPKPLLIPSGGQGPDESRAEGAAMAEYLREQGVPAQDVIAETEAVSTAQNLRFAQQIQDDAGRSGALLAVTNNYHVLRAALLARKAGLRAEVTGSKTARYYVPSAFLREFIAVMRGHLFLHAVLFLPFLAFAGLVLMAALAQG